One stretch of Macadamia integrifolia cultivar HAES 741 unplaced genomic scaffold, SCU_Mint_v3 scaffold2956, whole genome shotgun sequence DNA includes these proteins:
- the LOC122067521 gene encoding L-ascorbate oxidase homolog, producing MAQVRSVVALLWCLSTAALVWAEDPYFYFTWNVTYGTISPLGVPQQVIMINDQFPGPNINSTSNNNLVVNVFNNLDEPLLFTWHGIQQRKNSWQEGMPGTNCPIPPGTNFTYRFQVKDQIGSYFYYPTMALHRAAGGFGGLRVNSRLLIPVPYLDPEDDYTVLIGDWYTKSHTALRKVLDSGRSIGKPNGVLINGKNKADNEAPLFTMKPDKVYKYRICNVGMKTSLNFRIQGHNMKLVELEGSHTVQNVYESLDVHVGQCYAVLVKADKEPKDYLMVASTRFTQYTLTGTGLMRYTNSKGPASTELPKAPVGWAWSLNQFRTFRWNLTASAARPNPQGSYHYGRINITRTIKLANTVTNVDGKLRYAINGISHVDPPTPPKLLEYYGVTEKVFEYNLVKDEVVDSEQAKVTLAPSIVNATFRNYIEIILENHEKGIQTWHLDGYSFFAVAIETGKWTPEKRKNYNLLDAVSRSTIQVYPYSWAAIMLTFDNAGLWNLRSTMGERFYLGQQLYISVLSPARSLRDEYNLPDDALLCGIVKDMPKPPPYSSGA from the exons ATGGCACAGGTGAGGTCAGTGGTAGCATTGTTGTGGTGCCTCTCGACAGCGGCCCTTGTCTGGGCCGAGGATCCCTACTTCTACTTCACCTGGAACGTGACCTACGGAACCATTTCCCCATTGGGTGTACCACAGCAGGTCATTATGATCAACGACCAGTTCCCTGGACCCAACATCAACTCAACGTCCAACAACAACCTCGTCGTCAATGTCTTCAATAACCTGGACGAGCCACTCCTCTTCACATG GCATGGCATCCAGCAGAGGAAGAACTCTTGGCAAGAAGGAATGCCCGGGACCAATTGCCCCATCCCACCGGGCACCAACTTCACTTACCGCTTCCAAGTGAAGGACCAGATCGGCAGCTACTTCTACTACCCGACCATGGCCTTGCATAGGGCTGCCGGAGGCTTCGGAGGTCTCCGGGTCAACAGTCGTCTGCTCATCCCCGTCCCTTACCTAGACCCTGAGGATGACTACACTGTCTTGATCGGGGACTGGTACACCAAGAGTCACACTGCCCTTAGGAAGGTGCTAGACAGCGGACGTTCCATCGGCAAGCCCAATGGTGTCCTCATCAATGGCAAGAACAAGGCTGATAACGAGGCCCCCCTCTTCACCATGAAACCCGACAAGGTATACAAGTACAGAATTTGCAACGTGGGGATGAAGACCTCCCTCAACTTCAGGATCCAAGGCCATAACATGAAGTTGGTGGAGTTGGAGGGATCCCACACAGTTCAGAATGTGTATGAGTCTCTAGACGTGCACGTGGGGCAGTGTTACGCGGTCTTAGTAAAAGCCGACAAGGAGCCCAAGGACTACCTAATGGTGGCCTCCACCCGCTTCACCCAGTACACGCTCACAGGAACCGGCCTCATGCGCTACACCAATAGCAAGGGACCAGCTTCCACCGAGCTGCCCAAGGCACCCGTTGGGTGGGCTTGGTCCCTCAACCAGTTCCGCACCTTCCGTTGGAATCTCACTGCCAGTGCTGCCCGCCCCAACCCACAGGGTTCCTACCACTATGGTCGCATCAACATCACCCGCACCATCAAGCTCGCTAACACCGTAACCAACGTGGACGGCAAGCTGCGCTACGCCATCAACGGCATCTCCCACGTTGATCCACCCACCCCACCCAAGCTCCTTGAGTACTATGGTGTCACCGAAAAGGTGTTCGAGTACAACCTGGTTAAGGATGAGGTGGTGGACTCTGAGCAAGCCAAGGTCACCCTCGCACCCAGCATCGTCAATGCCACCTTCCGTAACTACATTGAAATCATCCTTGAGAACCACGAGAAGGGTATCCAGACATGGCATTTGGATGGCTACTCCTTCTTCGCTGTAGCCATCGAGACCGGTAAGTGGACcccagagaagaggaagaactaCAACTTACTTGATGCAGTCAGTCGCAGCACCATCCAGGTTTATCCTTACTCTTGGGCCGCCATCATGCTCACCTTCGACAATGCAGGCCTCTGGAACCTCAGGTCCACCATGGGGGAGAGGTTCTACCTTGGACAACAACTCTACATCAGCGTCCTATCACCTGCCCGCTCCCTTAGGGACGAATACAACCTCCCAGACGACGCCTTGCTCTGTGGCATTGTCAAGGACATGCCCAAGCCTCCTCCTTATTCTTCCGGcgcctaa